The following DNA comes from Candidatus Caccoplasma merdavium.
CAGGTCGACTATGGTATCGCTTGTATTCCAGCCGGCCAACATCATTCGGTCGAAATGGCTGTACTCGTCCTTGTTACACCGCATGAGAAAAAGCAATATAATCACTCCCACACAGCAGGAGAAAATCAGCAGGACATTCTTTATGCCTCGCAAAATCCGTTTAATCAGAGTACAAATTGAAATACGCATTATTCTTTTGGTTTATCATTCCGTTCTCGCCTATTGTTTCAAACACGCTCTTGGCTTTTTCATATTTATCCCGGGACAAAGGTTGCCTTTCGATTCGCCATTTGCCGTCTTCATATTCGGTAGCCGTGTACAAGCCGTCCCGATAGAAAGTTTCCAATACTTGGTTGGCCAGGCCCCGCATAGTACTATCCCTGTGCTGTATACCTATTTCCCTCCCAATAATATTATTCAGCAAATCGGCTGTTTGGTCGGCTTCGGCCAAATTGTCAAATTCCATTTTCTGCAAATCGGCCATCGGATTCCTCTCATGGGCGGCACCGACCTTCCATGCTGTTAAGGGGCCATACTTGGAGGTGATTTTCGCCTGCCACAAAGCATGCCGAAATGCCCCACGTTCACTCCCTCCATCAAGAGGATTATCAGATATACTATATTTATTTCTCTCTAAACCTCCATTTATGGCAAATTTACCTGCCCTCGTGGAAAGATTGTTAGAATTTTCTCTATATGCACCTATATTAAAAGCCGCTATAGGGTGTTGCATAATAAAAAATGCCTCTTTTACCTCCGGGCGCAATCGTGAATTATATATACTTCTCTCCACCACGGATATCCCCTCCGGTACAGGTGTTCCTCCGGCAGGAGGAAATTGTTTTATCAACCTATGACTTTCTCTCAAATGATTGGGTCGCCCTATCATATCGGGAAGAGAATCGGGCATATTTCCCATTTCGGAATAACCCGAATCCATTGCCGGCATATCCGTTTGCCGCAAAGTATCACCGCGCAAAGGAATATTCGTCATAGGGAAATAATTTGAATCTCCTGTCGGAAGTGAAAAATCGGTATTTTCATACGGGAGTTCTGCTTCTTTCACCATGTCTTCCGATCCCTTCCCGCCTACGTCCCAAATACTATATCCCCACCGTATGGGATACTGGCTGTTTTGGAGAACTTGTGTATGTAATACATTGCGATACATGGGAGAAAATCGACTACTTTGCAACGAGGAGTCCAAATCTCTGTCAGGCCCCTTTTGCAAAGATAGCATTTTTCCCGAATCATCATCTGTCACGGGGTTATATACATGAAATTCATCTCTCTTTTTTTCATTTTCATTGTACCATAACGATGAAAAAGCATTTTTGTCGGAATATAAATCGGCCATAAATTTTATTTTTGAATTATTTCTGGCAAAAATATCTCCGTAAGCCATCTTTCCCATGTGATATTTATACAAAACAAATCATCATCTGGCCCGGGATAGATTTCCAACACCCAAGCTGCTGTTCACGCCCTATATCGGTTTCGTTTTCGGAGAGAATTATTTTCTTTCGATTATCTTCTTGCACAACTCGCAAAAAAGATGTTACTTTGCAGCCACGATATGTGGATGGATTTGGCTGCTTGCAACCACACTAAAAAACTGCTAAAACGGTAATTACCCCCGCCCCGACCCTACGGCCGGAAAACCGCCCCGCATTTTTCTCCCCCTCCATCTCTTATCGGAAGTTATTTTTTTAACCGACAAAAACGATAAGAAATGAACTATCTCTTCACCTCCGAATCGGTATCGGAAGGGCACCCCGACAAGGTGGCCGACCAAATCTCCGACGCCATTCTCGACGAATTCCTCGCCTACGACCCCCAATCGAAGGTCGCCTGCGAAACGCTGGTAACCACCGGACAGGTGGTCCTCGCCGGCGAAGTGAAATCACAAGCCTACATCGACCTGCACGAGGTGGCCCGCCGGGTCATCAACCGCATCGGCTACACCCGCAGCGAATACAAGTTCGACGGCGACTCCTGCGGCGTGTTCTCGGCCATACACGAACAGTCGGCCGACATCAACCGCGGCGTGGAACGCGCCGAAGCCATGAACCAGGGCGCCGGCGACCAGGGCATGGTGTTCGGCTACGCCTGCAACGAGACCGACAACTACATGCCGCTCGCCCTCGACCTCTCGCACCTGCTGCTGCGCGAACTGGCCCTCTTGCGCCGCGAGAAAAACGAGATGCCCTACCTGCGCCCCGACGCCAAGTCGCAGGTAACGGTGGAGTATGACGAGCAACACCGCCCGGTGCGCATACACACCATCGTCATCTCGACCCAGCACGACGAGTTTATCGCCCCCACCGACAACACTCCCGAAGCCCAGGCCCAGGCCGACCGCAAGATGCTCGACCGCATCGCCGACGACGTGCGCCGCACGCTGCTGCCCCGCGTCATCGCCCAACTGCCCGAGCGTGTGCAACGGCTCTTCGACGACCGGCTTATCCTGCACGTCAACCCCACCGGCAAATTCGTCATCGGCGGCCCCCACGGCGACACCGGTCTCACCGGCCGCAAAATCATCGTCGACACCTACGGGGGCAAGGGAGCCCACGGCGGCGGAGCCTTCTCGGGCAAAGACCCCTCGAAGGTTGACCGTTCGGCCGCCTACGCCGCCCGCCACATGGCCAAGAACATGGTCGCCGCCGGCATTGCCGACGAGGTGCTGATACAGGTATCCTACGCCATCGGTGTGGCCCAGCCCGTGAGCCTCTTTGTCAACACCTACGGCACGTCGCACGTCGCCCTGAGCGATGCCGAGATTGCCTGCGAAATAGGCAAAATCTTCGACCTGCGCCCCAAAGCCATCGAAGAACGGCTCAAACTGCGCAACCCCATCTACGAAGAGACGGCCGCCTACGGCCACATGGGACGCCAGCCCCGCACGGTGCACAAGACCTTCACCTCGCGCTACGAGAAACCCGTAGAGACAGACGTGGAACTCTTCACCTGGGAAAAACTCGACTATGTCGACACCCTGAAAAAAGCCTTTTCCTTATAATCAATCATACGCATCACCATGAACGATAAACCCCTTTTCAACCCCGAAACCCTCTGCGTACAAGGAGGGTGGAACCCCAAGAACGGGGAACCCCGCGTACTGCCCATTTACCAAAGTACGACATTCCGCTACTCGACCAGCGAACAGATGGCCCGCCTCTTCGACCTCGAAGAGAACGGCTATTTCTATACCCGACTGCAAAATCCCACCAACGATGCCGTCGCCAAGAAAATCGCCGCCCTCGAAGGGGGCGTGGGCGCCATTCTCACCTCATCGGGACAGGCGGCCAACTTCTTCGCCATCTTCAACATCTGCGAGGCCGGCGACCACTTTGTCTGCTCCTCGACCATCTACGGCGGCACGTTCAACCTCTACGGCGTCACCTTGAAGAAACTCGGCATCGACGTCACCTTCATCGAGCCCGACGACGACGAAGCCACCATCGAAGCGGCTTTCCGCCCCAACACCAAGGCGCTCTTCGGCGAGACCCTCTCCAACCCCGGCATGCAGGTACTCGACATCGAGAAATTCGCCCGCATCGCCCATCGCCACGGCGTGCCCCTCATCGTCGACAACACCTTTGCCACCCCCATCAACTGCCGTCCCTTTGAATGGGGCGCCGACATCGTGACCCACTCCACCACCAAATACATGGACGGCCACGCCACCTGCGTGGGCGGTGCCATCGTCGACAGCGGCAATTTCGACTGGGAAGCACACGCCGACAAGTTCCCCGGCCTCACCCGTCCCGACGAGTCGTACCACGGGCTGACCTATACCAAAGCCTTCGGCAAGATGGCCTACATCACCAAAGCCACCGCCCAACTCATGCGCGACCTCGGCTCGACCCAGTCGCCCCAAAACGCCTTCCTGCTCAACCTCGGACTCGAAACCCTGCACCTGCGCATGGCCCGTCACTGCGAAAACGCCCAGAAAGTGGCCGAGTTCCTGCGAGACTGTCCGCAAGTGGCATGGATACACTACCCGGGACTGCCCGGCGACAAATACCATGCCCTCGCACAGAAATACATGCCCCACGGCACCTGCGGCGTCATTGCCTTCGGCTTGAAAGGCTCGCGCCAGGAGGCCATCGAATTCATGGACCGTCTGAAACTCGCCGCCATCGTCACCCATGTGGCCGACGCCCGCACCTGCGTGCTGCACCCCGCCAGCCACACCCATCGCCAGCTGAGCGACGAACAACTCATCGAGGCCGGCGTTGCCCCCGACCTGATACGCCTCTCGGTAGGCATCGAGAATGCCGACGACATCATCGCCGACCTGCACCAAGCCATCAACGGGTAAAAGGCCCGATGACAATACCTGTCAAAGAATCTCGGATAAGGTGTTCGTGACCGGTCAAACAAGAGCGGAGAGAATTGAAAATTTCTCCGCTCTTGTTTTTTTCAGTCATCAATCCCGGCAGCCGAACGTCCGGATACTATGGAGGAACGACAAAAAAGCGACGAGATGGGGATTGTTTGCGATATTTTCAGTACATTTGTCGAAATGGGGTCGCAACGGCCACATTTGATTTTCAAACAGGACACACGATGAAACTTTCTGCTTACAGCATATTCGCACTCGTCATTCTATGCCTCACGGCCTGCGGGGGAGGAAACGACAAAGAGCAATTCACGATTACGGCCGAACTCGACGTGCCCGACCAGAGCTATCTCTACTTCTGGCAGGAGGAACACAAGAAAGGCATCTCGGTCGACTCGGTTATCACCGAAGAGGGAAAAGCCGTGTTCAAGGGAACCTGCGACCAGTTGGCCCACATCGAGGTATTTACCGAGGCCGGCGAACGGGTTGTCTCGTTCTATGCCGCCAAGGGGAACAAAATAAAACTCAAAGGCAGCATCGCCGCTCCCTACGAAATCGCATTCTCGGGAACGCCCGAAATAGAGGAGGTCGGGAGGTTCCGCAACGAAAACAGCCGTCTCCTGCAACAACTGCACGAAGGCGAAGCCTCTTTTTATGCCCACCTCGGCGACACCGCCCGGGAAAAACAACTCTCACTCTGCCTCGACACCCTCCACACACGGGTCATCGACTTTGCCCGTTCACACCCCGCCTCCTACGCCTCGACCGTGCTCATCTATGACTACCTGCTCGCGCCCGGAACCGTAAAGGTCGCCGACTCGCTGTTGCGCAGCCTGGCTCCCGAAGCCAAGCCCGTGTCGCTGCTCGCCAAAGCCGAACTCTTCATTGCCGACACCCAGAAAAATCCCGTCGGGAAGATGCTTCCCTACATGACTTTCCGCACCCCCGACGACAGTGTCATCAACACGGGAGGTTTCCGCCGCCGCACCACGCTCTTCACCGTATGGGCCTCGTACGACTCGTTGTCGCGCCGGCAAATGCAGGTCGTGCGTAAACTGCGGGAGAAACATTCCCGCTACTACCTCAACATCGTAAGCGTCGCCCTCGACAGCGACGAAAGTGCCTGGCGCGAAGTGCTGCGCAGCGACACGCTCACCGGCTGGCCCCAATGTATCCTCAAAGAGGGGTGGAACGCCACCCAGGTCGAGAACCTCGGCATACAGATGCTGCCGGCGACTTTTGTCATCAACGGCAACGGCCGCATCGTAGCCAAGAACCTCTATGACGACGCCCTCATCGAGGCGGTCGACAAAAGTGTCGAAGAGGTGGGTGAAGACAAAATGCTCGACCAAATGGCCCCGTCGCGGAAACGACGGAGATAACCATCGCGCGACAGCCGACTGGCGGCCGACCGCGATTTTCCCGCACCTGAGCACGTTTCGGGGAAAGGCTCCCAAAAATCGCACAGGAGCAGCCATCACCCGGGCAAGACCGGAAAAAAGAGAAACAAACATTCGATAACCGTCAACAAAAAAACGAGATGTTGGTCAAAGTATTCGGAGCAGCCATGCAGGGCATCGACGCCCTCACCGTCACCATCGAGGTGAACTGTTCGCAAGGCATTCACTTCTACATGGTGGGGCTGGCCGACACGGCCGTGAAAGAGAGCCACGAACGCATACGCTCGGCCCTGCAACACAACGGCTACAAATTCCCGCACCGGCAACTCATCATCAATCTCGCCCCGGCCGACCTGCGCAAAGAGGGGTCGGCCTATGACCTGCCGCTGGCCATCGGCATACTGGCCGCCGCCGAAGAGATTTCGGCCGATAAACTCGGCCGCTACATGATTATGGGCGAACTCTCGCTCGACGGCTCGATACTCCCCATACGCGGCGCCCTGCCCATTGCCATACTGGCGAGGGCACAAGGTTTCGAGGGGCTCATCGTGCCCCGCGCCAATGTGAGGGAGGCCGCCGTCGTCGACCGGCTCCACGTCTATGGGGTCGATAACATCAAAGAGGTGGTCGACTTCTTCAACGGCGACCGGGAACTGACCCCCACCGTCATCGACACCCGTGCCGAATTTTTCGCCGCCCAAAACAACTTCGACCTCGACTTTGCCGACGTGAAAGGGCAGGAAAACGTAAAACGCGCTTTCGAAGTGGCTGCCGCCGGCGGTCACAACCTCATCATGATAGGCCCGCCGGGTGCCGGAAAATCGATGATGGCCAAACGCATCGCCTCGATACTGCCGCCGCTCACCCTGCACGAAGCTCTCGAAACCACCAAGATACACTCCGTCGCCGGCAAGATGGAGCGCAACAGCTCGCTCCTCACCCAACGTCCGTTCCGCGCCCCGCATCATACCATATCGAGCGTGGCCCTCGTGGGCGGAGGCACGTTCCCGCAACCGGGCGAAATATCTCTGGCTCACAACGGAGTGCTCTTCCTCGACGAGTTGCCCGAGTTCTCCCGCCAGGTACTCGAAGTGATGCGCCAGCCGCTCGAAGACCGCAAAATCACCATCGCCCGCGCCAAGTACACCATCGAATACCCGGCCAGCGTGATGCTCGTGGCCTCGATGAACCCCTGCCCCTGCGGCTACTACAACCACCCCGAAAAGAAATGCATCTGCCCGCCGGGTGCGGTGCAACGCTACCTCAACCGCATCTCGGGCCCGCTGCTCGACCGCATCGACATACAGGTGGAGATTGTTCCCGTCCCGTTTGAGAAACTCTCCGACAGCCGGCAGGGCGAACCCAGCGCCGCCATTCGCCAACGGGTAATCCGCGCCCGGGAGATACAGAGTGAACGCTTCAAGGAGATTCCCGGCATCTACTGCAATGCCCAGATGAACAGCCGCCTGCTCAACACGTTTGCCCGCCCCGACGAGGCCGGTCTCGCCCTGTTGCGAACGGCCATGACTCGCCTCAGCCTCTCGGCCCGCGCCTACGACCGCATACTCAAAGTCGCCCGCACCATCGCCGACCTGGCCGGCAGCGAAAACATTCTCGCCGAACACATTGCCGAGGCCATCAACTACCGCAACCTCGACCGGGAAAACTGGGCGGGATAATCTCGTCGACCCCCATCGACGCAACCGGGCTTCACAACGTTTCGGAACATTTCCAGCGCTTAAAATTCGTATTTCGCGAGGAATTTCATACCTTTGAAAAAGGTGCATGGCAATTACACCCGACGGAGAAGCCGAAAATCCGGGAAAAGAGTAGGAAAACCATTTTAACCCGAAGAATTATGTATTGGTATTTAAAATGTTGGAAACAATACGTTGATTTCCAAGGGCGGGCACGCCGCAAAGAATATTGGATATTTACCTTGATCAATTTCATTATCTACCTGCTCCTCTATATCCTGGCATTCTCCATGATGTTTGATTCCTCAGACATACTTTTTCTCTTGGCCTCCATTATCTTTTTCTTATATACCGTGGCCACAATTCTTCCCAGCATTGCCGTAACGGTGCGTCGGCTACACGACACGGGAAGAAGCGGGTGGTGGTATCTCCTCAACTTCATTCCTCTTGTCGGGTCGATATGCCTTCTCGTGCTGCTCTGTCTCGACAGCGAACCCGGAGAGAACCAATGGGGTGAAAATCCGAAAGGCATAGAGATAGAAAAGAGTGCATAACCCCCTAAAAATTTTATACCCCCGAAGTTTCATAAAACGAAAAGCGGCGGTGCGACCCTGCAAAGAGAGGGCACACCGCCGTTTTTGTATCAACGGCTCATATCAACTGATGAGACTGAAATCGATTTTGCGACGGAAGAGCTTTTCGAGCTGGCGGGAGAGCACGCCGTTCTCGGGCTTCGCCAAGTCGGGGTCGGCATCGAGCACTTCGCCGGCAATCTCGCGGGCGAGTTGCAAAATCTGTCCGTCCTTGGCGAGGTTGGCGATGCGCAGGTCAAAGGCAATGCCGCTCTGCTGCGTTCCCTCCATGTCGCCGGGACCGCGCAACTGCAAGTCGGCCTCGGCAATTTCAAAGCCGTCGTTGGTGCGGGTCATGATTTCGATGCGCTTGCGGGTATCGTCGGAGAGTTTGTGCGACGTCACCAGCACGCAATAAGACTGGTCGGCGCCGCGTCCCACACGTCCGCGCAACTGGTGTAGCTGGGAGAGGCCAAACCGCTCGGCATTCTCGATGACCATGACCGTGGCGTTGGGCACATTCACCCCCACCTCTATCACCGTGGTGGCCACCATAATCTGCGCCTCGCCCGAGACAAACCGCTGCATCTCGGCCTCTTTCTCGGCCGGCTTCATCTTGCCATGCACCATGCAGACGGTATATTGCGGGAAGACCTCCTTTACCTGACGGAAACCCTCTTCGAGATTTTTCAGGTCGATTTTCTCACTCTCCTGTATCAACGGGTAGACAATATAGACCTGCCGGCCCTGCTCGACCTGCCGGCCTATCGACTCATAGAGCTCGGCGCGCCGGTTGTCGTAGCGATGTATCGTCGTGACGGGCTTGCGGCCGGGCGGCAACTCGTCGATGACCGAGACATCGAGGTCGCCGTAGACCGTCATGGCCAGCGTGCGGGGAATGGGCGTCGCCGTCATCACAAGGATATGGGGCGGACAGGAGTTTTTGCGCCACAGGCGGGAGCGCTGTTCGACGCCGAAGCGGTGCTGTTCGTCGATGACGACAAATCCCAGGTTATTGAAGACCACCGTATCTTCGAGCAAAGCATGGGTACCGACAAGGATTTTCACCTCGCCCGAAAGCAGCCCTCGATGTATCTCGTCGCGCTGTTTCTTGCGGGTCGAACCGGTAAGCAACTCGATGCGCACGCCGATGGGAGCGAGCAGCGCGCTCAACGTCTCATAATGTTGCGTGGCGAGAATCTCGGTAGGCGCCATCATGCAGGCTTGGTAACCGTTGTCGACGGCCATGAGCATCGACATGAGGGCGACAAGGGTCTTGCCGCTGCCCACGTCGCCCTGCAAGAGGCGGTTCATCTGGCGACCGCTGCCCACATCGGCGCGAATCTCTTTGAGCACCCGTTTCTGGGCACCGGTGAGGTCAAAGGGCAAACACTCCCGATAGAAGCGGTTGAAGTTCTCGCCGATGGTGGTAAAGGGGAATCCGCCCAACCGGCGCATACGCTGGCGGGTATAGCGCAGGATATTGAGTTGCAGATAGAAAAGTTCCTCGAATTTGAGGCGGAACTGGGCTCTTCGCAACTCGTCGGGCGAGGTGGGAAAATGTATGTTGTAAAGCGCATCGCTGAGATACATGACATGGGAGCGGGCAATGACCGCCGCCGGAAGGGTCTCGGGCAGGGAACGGGGTATGGCCTTCCACAGCGTGGCGATGATTTTCTGCACGGCCTTGGAGTTGAGGAAGTGCGACTTCATCTTTTCGGTGGTGGAATAATAGGGTTGCAACCCCGAATTGCCGTCGATGTCGGCATCGACGGAGTCGATTTCGGGGTGGGCGATGTTGATGCGATTGCCAAAGAGGGTGGGTCGGCCGAAGAGCGTATATTCCACCCCGGGCTTATAACGGTCCTGCACATACTTGATTCCCTTGAACCACACCAGCTCTATCGTGCCGGTACCATCGGCAAAGAGGGCGGTGAGCCGGCGTTTGTAACCCTCGCCCTGTGTCTCATAACCCACAATCTTTCCCCGCAGCTGGATATAGGGCATCGTACCGTTGATTTCGCGTATGGTGTAGGTGCGTGAGCGGTCGATGTATTTATAGGGATAATAATGCAAAAGGTCTTCGTAGGAGTATATGCCCAACTCCTTGTTGAAAAGTTCCGCCCGCTTGGGACCCACCCCGGGAAGGAACTTGATGTCGCTCATCGAAAGCTCACTCATCGGCCCGTAACAGAATTTCGGCCACGGCCAGGTCGCGCGGCGTGGTAATCTTTATGTTGTCGACTTCGCCCTCGACCAAGGTGACGGCATGACCGGCCGCCTCGACGACCGACGCGTCATCGGTAAACGTTTCGCGGTAAGGGGTGTCATAGGCACGAAGCAGGAGGGCTGAGCGGAAGACCTGGGGCGTCTGCACACTGCGGTACTCGCTACGCGAGACCGCCACACTCCCCCCGCACGCGTCGACGTGACGCAACGAGTCGACCACCGGAATGGCCGGCACCGCGGCACCGTGACAATCGGCCGCAGCAAAAAGCGCTTCGATGAGACGTGCCGACACAAACGGCCGCACCCCGTCGTGCACCCCGATGAGACGCACCTCCGGGGGTACCGCCCGCAAGCCATTGGCCACCGAGTGGAAACGGGTAGCCCCGCCCGAGACGACCCGGTGAGGGAGCGCGAAGTCATAACGGCGGCAGAGCACGTCCCAGTAATCGCGATGAGCCTCGGGCAAAACAAGCACCAGTCCCATCGCGGCATCGCAACGATGAAACGCTTCGAGCGTATGCATGAGCACGGGACGGCCTCCCACGGGAAGGAATTGCTTGGGCAGGTCTTTTCCCATGCGCAACCCTTTGCCTCCGGCAACGACGACCATACACTTGTCCATAATCGAGTCTTTTACTTCTAACAAAAGTAATATAAAAATGGGAACAAGAAAAATATGTCTCTTGTATTTTTGATATAAGCAGCTTGTTATAAATAAAATAAAAGGCCATTTATTCAAAAACGCAGCGTGCGTCATGGCATTTTTTTCGTTCAAAAAGAGGTATATTTCCAGGAGAAATCCTTATCTTTGGAAAATTTGTACCTCGACGTCGGCACGACCCAACCCCTCCCGACCAGGAAAGAGGGGGAATCGTGTGGCTCAAACCTAAGAACCAGATGCAAAAAAGATGAGAAAAAAATCACTTTTATCGACCCTTCTTCCGCTTCTCTTCCTGGGGATAATCACCCCCTCGGGAAACGCACAAGAAATCGACCCCTCCATACAGAAACACATCGCCACGCAAACGCGTAACAATATCATCAACAAAGAACTGCCGTCGATGCTGAGTATCGACGACTCGACCACATACAGCCGCCGCCTCGAACAGGAATACGGCATCGCACCGGCCAGCGACCTCTACGGCGACGTGTGGGTAAACCGCTGGGTGAACCCCTACCGCCGAGCCGGCATACAACTGCCCGACACCTTCGCCATCAACGTGGCCAACTACTGCATGCCCATCACGGGCCGCATCACCTCGGACTACGGGTTCCGCCGCTACCGCATGCACCGCGGTGTCGACATCAAACTCGCGATAGGCGACACCATTCGCGCCGCTTTTGCCGGGCAGGTGCGTTTTACCAACTACGAACGCCGGGGATATGGCTACTATGTGGTGATACGCCACCCCAACGGGCTCGAAACCATCTACGGGCACCTCTCGCGCTTCATCGCCAAAGAGGGCGACATCGTGAAAGTGGGCGACCCGATTGCCCTCGGCGGCAACACCGGCCGCTCGACGGGCGCGCACCTGCACTTCGAGGTGCGCTTCCTGGGGCTCGACCTCAACCCCAATGAGATTTTCGATTTCAAAGCCAACAAGATACGCAACGACATCTTTGTCTTCCGTTCGGCCCCATACCGCGCCGGCACAGAGACCTACTACTCCAACGGCGTGACCTACTCGGTGTATCGGGTGCGTAAAGGCGACACCCTCACCTCGATTGCCCGCAAATACCGCACGTCGATCAACGCCCTCTGCCGGCTGAACAAAATCAGCCCCAAACGCACCCTGCGCATCGGCCAGCCCATTCGCATCGACTGACGCCGCATCACACAAACAAGAAAGAAATACAATCTTAAAAATACTCGATAGTATGCAACAGCCCATCAAAAAAGTCCTTGTGCTCGGTTCGGGCGCACTGAAAATCGGCCAAGCCGGAGAGTTCGATTATTCAGGTTCACAAGCCTTGAAGGCCATGAAAGAGGAGGGAATAAAAACCGTTCTCATCAACCCCAACATCGCTACCATACAGACCTCGGAAGGCATCGCCGACCAAGTCTACTTCCTGCCCGTCACCCCCTACTTCGTAGAGGAGATTTTCAAGAAAGAGCAACCCGACGGCATACTCCTCGCCTTCGGCGGACAGACCGCCCTCAACTGCGGTACCGAGCTCTACAACAAAGGGATTCTGGAAAAATACAACGTGCAGGTGCTGGGCACGTCGGTCGAGGCCATCATGAACACCGAAGACCGCGACCTCTTTGTGAAGAAGCTGAACGAAATCGACGTAAAGACCCCGAAAAGCGTCGCCGTCGAAAACATGGACGACGCCTTCAAGGCCGCACGCACCATCGGGTTCCCGCTGATTATCCGCTCGGCCTACGCCCTCGGCGGCATGGGCAGCGGTTTCTGCAACAACGAAGAAGAGTTGAAAACCCTGGCCGAAAACGCCTTCTCCTACTCCCCCCAAATCCTGGTCGAAGAGTCGCTCAAAGGGTGGAAGGAAATCGAGTTTGAAGTAATCCGCGACAAGAACAACCACTGCTTCACGGTGGCCAGCATGGAAAACGTCGACCCGCTGGGCATACACACCGGCGAGAGCATCGTGGTCGCTCCCACCTGCTCGCTCGACAACGAAGAGCTCACCATGTTGCAAGAACTCTCGCGCAAAATCATACGCCACCTCGACATCGTGGGCGAGTGCAACATACAATACGCCTTCAACTCCGAGACCGACGACTATCGCGTCATCGAAGTCAATGCCCGTCTGAGCCGGTCGTCGGCCCTCGCCTCGAAAGCCACCGGTTACCCCCTCGCTTTCGTCGCCGCCAAACTCGCACTCGGATACACCCTCGACCAAATCGGCGAAATGGGCACCAGCAACTCGGCCTATGTGGCACCGAGCCTCGACTACCTCATCTGCAAAATACCGCGTTGGGACCTCAACAAATTTGTCGGCGTGTCGCGGCACATCGGTTCGAGCATGAAGTCGGTGGGCGAAATCATGGCCATCGGCAAGAGC
Coding sequences within:
- the recG gene encoding ATP-dependent DNA helicase RecG; the encoded protein is MSELSMSDIKFLPGVGPKRAELFNKELGIYSYEDLLHYYPYKYIDRSRTYTIREINGTMPYIQLRGKIVGYETQGEGYKRRLTALFADGTGTIELVWFKGIKYVQDRYKPGVEYTLFGRPTLFGNRINIAHPEIDSVDADIDGNSGLQPYYSTTEKMKSHFLNSKAVQKIIATLWKAIPRSLPETLPAAVIARSHVMYLSDALYNIHFPTSPDELRRAQFRLKFEELFYLQLNILRYTRQRMRRLGGFPFTTIGENFNRFYRECLPFDLTGAQKRVLKEIRADVGSGRQMNRLLQGDVGSGKTLVALMSMLMAVDNGYQACMMAPTEILATQHYETLSALLAPIGVRIELLTGSTRKKQRDEIHRGLLSGEVKILVGTHALLEDTVVFNNLGFVVIDEQHRFGVEQRSRLWRKNSCPPHILVMTATPIPRTLAMTVYGDLDVSVIDELPPGRKPVTTIHRYDNRRAELYESIGRQVEQGRQVYIVYPLIQESEKIDLKNLEEGFRQVKEVFPQYTVCMVHGKMKPAEKEAEMQRFVSGEAQIMVATTVIEVGVNVPNATVMVIENAERFGLSQLHQLRGRVGRGADQSYCVLVTSHKLSDDTRKRIEIMTRTNDGFEIAEADLQLRGPGDMEGTQQSGIAFDLRIANLAKDGQILQLAREIAGEVLDADPDLAKPENGVLSRQLEKLFRRKIDFSLIS
- a CDS encoding 2-C-methyl-D-erythritol 4-phosphate cytidylyltransferase, producing the protein MDKCMVVVAGGKGLRMGKDLPKQFLPVGGRPVLMHTLEAFHRCDAAMGLVLVLPEAHRDYWDVLCRRYDFALPHRVVSGGATRFHSVANGLRAVPPEVRLIGVHDGVRPFVSARLIEALFAAADCHGAAVPAIPVVDSLRHVDACGGSVAVSRSEYRSVQTPQVFRSALLLRAYDTPYRETFTDDASVVEAAGHAVTLVEGEVDNIKITTPRDLAVAEILLRADE
- a CDS encoding peptidoglycan DD-metalloendopeptidase family protein, with the protein product MRKKSLLSTLLPLLFLGIITPSGNAQEIDPSIQKHIATQTRNNIINKELPSMLSIDDSTTYSRRLEQEYGIAPASDLYGDVWVNRWVNPYRRAGIQLPDTFAINVANYCMPITGRITSDYGFRRYRMHRGVDIKLAIGDTIRAAFAGQVRFTNYERRGYGYYVVIRHPNGLETIYGHLSRFIAKEGDIVKVGDPIALGGNTGRSTGAHLHFEVRFLGLDLNPNEIFDFKANKIRNDIFVFRSAPYRAGTETYYSNGVTYSVYRVRKGDTLTSIARKYRTSINALCRLNKISPKRTLRIGQPIRID